One region of Lebetimonas natsushimae genomic DNA includes:
- a CDS encoding divergent polysaccharide deacetylase family protein, with translation MKKRKKTSSKTKKNSKLKYLIFILILIIFSLSFFIAGVLIGKNSVKQTIEKKENIISTLEKKINKLSNELNKKETANYSYNLPSEIEDYNIANKNHPKKTVASNPPIIKTNKPKLVIILDDVSFRYQVKAIKTLPFKATPSFFPPTKIHPNTPIYAKEFKDYMVHVPMQAIHFPHPEPDTMNIDWSYNQIKTRIDGIKKWFPNAKFINNHTGSTFTANLQSMKYLFKVLKEDNLGFVDSRTTPYSKARIVEKIYNIPYFERNIFLDNKQNVTYIQNQLKKAVKLAQKRGYAIAIGHPHPATIEALKNSKNILKNIDVISINQLYQLKMKNEK, from the coding sequence ATGAAAAAAAGAAAAAAAACTTCTTCCAAAACAAAAAAAAACAGTAAATTAAAATATTTAATATTTATACTTATTCTAATCATTTTTTCTCTTTCATTTTTTATAGCTGGTGTATTAATAGGCAAAAACAGCGTAAAACAAACTATTGAAAAAAAAGAAAATATTATTTCTACTTTAGAAAAAAAAATAAATAAATTATCAAACGAGTTAAATAAAAAAGAAACAGCAAATTATTCTTATAACTTGCCATCCGAAATTGAAGATTATAATATAGCCAACAAAAATCATCCTAAAAAAACTGTTGCTTCTAATCCACCTATAATCAAAACAAACAAACCTAAACTTGTTATCATTTTAGATGATGTTTCATTCAGATATCAGGTAAAAGCCATTAAAACTCTACCCTTTAAAGCAACTCCGTCATTTTTTCCTCCTACGAAAATACATCCGAACACACCTATTTATGCAAAAGAATTTAAAGATTATATGGTACATGTTCCTATGCAGGCCATTCATTTTCCACATCCAGAACCGGATACAATGAATATTGACTGGTCATATAATCAAATTAAAACCAGAATTGACGGAATCAAAAAATGGTTTCCAAATGCAAAATTTATAAATAATCACACAGGAAGTACATTTACCGCAAATTTACAATCAATGAAATATTTATTTAAAGTTTTAAAAGAAGATAATTTAGGATTTGTGGATTCAAGAACCACTCCTTATAGCAAAGCTAGAATTGTTGAAAAAATTTATAACATACCTTATTTTGAAAGAAATATATTTTTAGACAATAAACAAAACGTAACATATATTCAAAATCAGCTGAAAAAAGCTGTAAAACTTGCTCAAAAAAGAGGTTATGCTATAGCTATAGGCCATCCACATCCCGCTACAATCGAAGCTTTGAAAAATTCAAAAAACATTCTAAAAAATATAGATGTAATATCTATAAATCAACTTTACCAGTTAAAAATGAAAAATGAAAAATGA
- the ilvC gene encoding ketol-acid reductoisomerase, whose protein sequence is MALNIYYDKDCDLSVIQSKKVAMIGFGSQGHAHALNLRDSGVDVVVGLRKGSKSWEKAKNYGFEVKEVADAVKNADVVMILLPDEIQRAVYYKEIEPNLKEGATIAFGHGFNIHYGRIIPRADLKVIMVAPKAPGHTVRSEFVKGGGIPDLIAVYQGGEEAKQIALSYASAIGGGRTAIIETTFKDETETDLFGEQAVLCGGVTSLVQAGFNTLVEAGYAPEMAYFECLHELKLIVDLMYEGGIANMRYSISNTAEYGDYVSGPRVINEESRKAMKEILKEIQNGKFAKDFILEGMAGYPRMTAERNNMKESLIEKTGKKLRAMMPWITQNKIVDPNKN, encoded by the coding sequence ATGGCACTTAATATTTATTATGATAAAGACTGTGATTTAAGTGTTATTCAAAGCAAAAAAGTAGCAATGATAGGATTCGGTTCTCAAGGACATGCCCATGCCCTAAATCTTAGAGATTCAGGAGTAGATGTTGTTGTAGGTCTTAGAAAAGGTAGCAAATCTTGGGAAAAAGCAAAAAATTATGGATTTGAAGTAAAAGAAGTAGCAGATGCTGTAAAAAATGCTGATGTAGTAATGATTTTACTTCCTGATGAAATTCAAAGAGCAGTTTACTATAAAGAAATTGAACCGAACCTAAAAGAAGGTGCAACTATTGCATTTGGACATGGATTCAATATTCATTACGGAAGAATTATTCCAAGGGCTGATTTAAAAGTTATTATGGTTGCCCCTAAAGCTCCGGGACACACAGTAAGAAGTGAATTTGTAAAAGGCGGGGGAATTCCTGATTTAATTGCTGTATATCAAGGCGGAGAAGAAGCAAAACAGATTGCATTAAGTTATGCAAGCGCAATCGGAGGCGGCAGAACTGCAATAATCGAAACAACCTTCAAAGATGAAACTGAAACAGACCTTTTTGGTGAACAGGCGGTACTTTGTGGTGGAGTAACTTCTCTTGTACAAGCAGGGTTTAATACATTGGTAGAAGCCGGATATGCTCCTGAAATGGCTTATTTTGAATGTTTACACGAATTAAAATTAATAGTTGATCTGATGTATGAAGGCGGAATTGCAAATATGAGATATTCTATTTCAAACACAGCTGAATACGGTGATTATGTAAGCGGGCCAAGAGTTATTAATGAAGAATCAAGAAAAGCCATGAAAGAGATTTTAAAAGAAATTCAAAACGGTAAATTTGCTAAAGATTTTATTCTTGAAGGAATGGCTGGATATCCAAGAATGACAGCTGAGAGAAACAATATGAAAGAGAGTTTAATTGAAAAAACCGGTAAAAAACTAAGAGCAATGATGCCTTGGATTACTCAAAACAAAATCGTAGATCCTAATAAAAATTAA
- the minE gene encoding cell division topological specificity factor MinE produces the protein MSFFNLFKKKKSKDVAKDRLMMMLAYERANTKLENLEEMKKELIAVVKKYVNIKDIAIKTNSNQNIETLEVEIILDK, from the coding sequence ATGAGTTTTTTTAATTTATTTAAAAAGAAAAAATCTAAAGATGTGGCAAAAGACAGGTTAATGATGATGCTCGCATACGAGAGGGCTAATACAAAACTCGAAAATCTTGAAGAAATGAAAAAAGAATTGATTGCCGTAGTTAAAAAATATGTAAATATTAAAGATATTGCAATTAAAACAAATTCAAATCAAAATATTGAAACATTAGAAGTTGAAATTATTTTAGACAAATGA
- a CDS encoding DNA-processing protein DprA has product MKNEKKISFDEFQLYYKGNIELLQKEKIAIVGSRKASKYTKDITYLLAKKLSKKYVIISGGALGVDTEAHKGSFPNTIFVSPSSLDIIYPKQNENLIQSIYKEGLAISEYEKNYRPFKFTFLQRNRIIIKLAKFVIITEASLKSGSMRSFEWAKEYNKKIFVIPHRINESSGTNYLAYTNQAEVIWDIDEFCLNLGITSKEKILTLNEALKLYGNRLYEMELNGEIEIKNGKVYFNG; this is encoded by the coding sequence ATGAAAAATGAAAAAAAAATTTCATTTGACGAATTTCAACTCTATTATAAAGGGAATATTGAACTTTTACAAAAAGAGAAAATTGCAATTGTCGGAAGCAGAAAAGCCAGCAAATATACAAAAGATATAACTTATCTTTTGGCTAAAAAACTTTCTAAAAAATATGTAATTATAAGCGGTGGTGCTTTGGGAGTAGACACAGAAGCACACAAAGGCTCTTTTCCAAACACTATATTTGTATCCCCATCTTCTCTTGATATAATCTATCCAAAACAAAATGAGAATTTAATACAATCAATTTATAAGGAGGGATTAGCAATAAGTGAATATGAAAAAAACTATCGCCCTTTTAAATTTACTTTTTTACAAAGAAACAGAATTATCATTAAACTTGCAAAATTTGTAATAATTACAGAAGCCTCTCTTAAAAGCGGCAGTATGAGAAGTTTTGAATGGGCAAAAGAATACAATAAAAAAATATTCGTAATTCCACACAGAATTAATGAAAGCAGCGGGACCAATTATTTAGCCTATACTAATCAGGCGGAAGTAATATGGGACATTGATGAATTTTGCCTAAATTTGGGAATCACTTCCAAAGAAAAAATTTTAACGTTAAATGAAGCATTAAAACTGTATGGAAACAGACTTTATGAAATGGAACTAAACGGAGAAATTGAAATAAAAAACGGAAAAGTTTATTTTAACGGATAA
- the minD gene encoding septum site-determining protein MinD, producing the protein MAKVITVTSGKGGVGKSTTTANVSTALALRGKKVIAVDFDIGLRNLDMILGLENRIVYDVVDVMEGRCNLAQAIIKDKRTNNLHFIPASQTKDKTVLDKEKVEKLINELKKDFDYIIIDSPAGIESGFEHSIYLADMALVVTTPEISAVRDADRVIGIIDAKSKKAQNGEEVEKKIIINRIKPELVEKGEMLSTEDVLHILALELIGIVPDDEEIVRSTNIGEPIVLSDKSLVGEAFRRIARRIEGEDIEFLDLKSKKGIFSKLKGLFK; encoded by the coding sequence ATGGCAAAAGTAATAACTGTAACAAGTGGAAAAGGCGGCGTTGGTAAATCCACTACAACGGCAAATGTATCAACTGCCCTAGCACTTAGAGGCAAAAAAGTAATTGCGGTCGATTTTGACATAGGTCTAAGAAACCTTGATATGATACTTGGACTTGAAAACAGAATTGTTTATGATGTTGTTGATGTAATGGAGGGTAGATGTAATTTGGCCCAGGCCATTATAAAAGACAAAAGAACAAACAACCTGCATTTTATACCGGCAAGTCAGACAAAAGATAAAACGGTTTTAGACAAAGAAAAAGTAGAAAAACTTATAAATGAATTAAAAAAAGATTTTGATTATATTATTATAGATTCCCCAGCCGGAATTGAAAGCGGTTTTGAACATTCAATATACCTGGCAGATATGGCACTGGTTGTCACAACTCCGGAAATCAGTGCTGTTAGGGATGCGGACAGGGTGATAGGAATAATTGATGCCAAAAGTAAAAAAGCCCAAAACGGAGAAGAGGTAGAAAAAAAAATAATTATTAACAGAATTAAACCTGAACTTGTTGAAAAAGGTGAAATGCTCTCAACCGAAGATGTCCTTCATATTTTAGCCCTTGAGCTTATAGGAATAGTGCCTGACGATGAAGAGATTGTGCGTTCAACAAACATTGGAGAGCCAATTGTACTTAGTGACAAATCATTGGTCGGAGAAGCTTTTAGAAGAATTGCTAGAAGAATCGAAGGTGAAGATATAGAATTTTTAGATTTAAAAAGCAAAAAGGGTATTTTTTCAAAACTTAAAGGATTATTCAAATGA
- the hemL gene encoding glutamate-1-semialdehyde 2,1-aminomutase, giving the protein MSLFQEAQKYIVGGVNSPVRAFKSVGGEPPFIERGKGAYIYDTEGNKYLDFIQSWGPLIFGHCDSEIEEAIIEAVKKGTSFGAPTKVEIDLAKEVLELFPHLELIRFVSSGTEATMSAIRLARGVTNKDDIIKFEGCYHGHSDSLLVSAGSGAATFGVPSSPGVPKDFTKHTLLAKYNDIESVKKCFEKGDVGCVIIEPIAGNMSLVPGNAEFLGELREICNHYGAILIFDEVMSGFRASLRGSYDIYGIEADIVTFGKVIGGGMPVGAFAGKKEIMEKLSPVGPVYQAGTLSGNPVAMSAGLAQIKKLKANPEIYKDLENKAKKLMQGFEHISKENGIDFNYNVVGSMFGFFFNSKLPKNFDDVNKSDTKRYAAFHNKMLNNGFYFAPSAYETGFICTPMNENDIEATINTYKQIAKEI; this is encoded by the coding sequence ATGAGTTTATTTCAAGAAGCACAAAAATATATAGTCGGAGGCGTCAATTCACCTGTCAGGGCATTTAAAAGTGTTGGAGGGGAACCACCGTTTATTGAAAGAGGCAAAGGTGCCTATATTTATGATACTGAAGGAAACAAATATTTAGATTTTATTCAAAGCTGGGGACCACTTATTTTTGGACATTGTGACAGTGAAATAGAAGAGGCTATTATTGAAGCCGTAAAAAAAGGCACTAGTTTCGGAGCCCCTACAAAAGTGGAAATAGATTTGGCAAAAGAAGTACTTGAACTCTTTCCCCATTTGGAATTAATCAGATTTGTAAGCAGCGGAACCGAAGCCACAATGAGTGCAATCAGACTTGCAAGAGGTGTAACAAATAAAGATGATATTATAAAATTTGAAGGCTGTTACCACGGACACAGTGATTCACTTTTAGTCAGTGCGGGAAGCGGCGCCGCCACATTTGGAGTACCAAGCAGTCCCGGAGTTCCTAAAGATTTTACCAAACACACTTTACTTGCAAAATATAATGATATAGAAAGTGTAAAAAAATGTTTTGAAAAAGGTGATGTCGGTTGCGTAATAATTGAACCGATTGCCGGAAATATGAGTTTGGTTCCGGGAAATGCTGAATTTTTAGGAGAACTTAGAGAAATCTGCAACCATTATGGTGCAATTTTAATATTTGATGAAGTTATGAGCGGATTTAGGGCAAGCCTTAGAGGAAGTTATGATATTTATGGAATTGAGGCTGATATTGTAACTTTCGGTAAAGTTATCGGAGGCGGAATGCCTGTTGGTGCATTTGCGGGTAAAAAAGAAATTATGGAAAAATTATCCCCTGTCGGACCTGTATATCAGGCAGGAACCCTCTCAGGTAATCCGGTTGCCATGAGTGCAGGACTTGCCCAAATCAAAAAATTAAAAGCAAATCCTGAAATTTATAAAGATTTGGAAAATAAAGCCAAAAAACTTATGCAGGGATTCGAACATATTTCAAAAGAGAACGGAATTGATTTTAATTACAATGTAGTAGGAAGTATGTTTGGATTTTTCTTTAATTCAAAACTTCCTAAAAATTTTGATGATGTAAATAAATCTGATACAAAAAGATATGCCGCTTTCCATAATAAAATGTTAAATAACGGATTTTATTTTGCTCCAAGTGCTTATGAAACAGGATTTATATGCACTCCTATGAATGAAAACGATATTGAAGCTACAATCAATACCTATAAACAGATAGCAAAAGAAATATAA
- a CDS encoding GspE/PulE family protein has protein sequence MVTDKNILNELLKNNKITEEQYKKIVTTIQNNPKEDVLSILFKNGYITKEEYLKYLSLKFSINYVTDLSSIRFKNINIPVNILKQTLAVPIEEKYNKVKIAIADPLDWNAQAILKRFYPQKEIEFVLGLKEDILKVLKLLESKEKIKEIINDIKKELKGAEVTGDETAVMRLIKYLISASIEKKASDIHIEADEDGGVVRIRVLGDLYEMLDFDHDVFNALDSRIKILANMDVSEKRIPQDGSFSMVLNGNQFDFRVSTLPTIWGESIVIRILDKRSILKKIDEIGITPKNLELLKKALSMPNGIFLVTGPTGSGKSTTLYAALHEIAKVNKKVITVEDPVEYKLHGIQQVQVNPKIDMTFANALRSILRQDPDIIMIGEIRDLETLEIAIKAALTGHLVLSTLHTNDAVSSIQRMIDMGADAFMVATALIGAEAQRLVKTICPYCKTKHKPEDIYLDPIKNLIPKDAVFYKGRGCEHCNFTGYGGRTLISEIFLNDEKLESMISKEKEKIEILHYLRNKGYQTMFYDGLIKALKGITTLEDIYKVAKL, from the coding sequence TTGGTAACAGATAAAAATATACTGAATGAATTGTTAAAAAACAATAAGATAACAGAGGAGCAATATAAAAAAATTGTGACAACAATTCAAAACAATCCAAAAGAGGATGTTTTAAGCATACTTTTTAAAAACGGTTACATAACAAAAGAAGAATATTTAAAATATTTATCTTTAAAATTTTCAATAAACTATGTTACAGATTTAAGTTCTATCCGCTTTAAAAATATAAATATTCCAGTAAATATTTTAAAACAGACTTTAGCTGTTCCTATTGAAGAAAAATACAATAAAGTTAAAATAGCAATTGCAGATCCTCTTGATTGGAACGCTCAAGCTATATTAAAACGATTTTATCCTCAAAAAGAGATAGAATTTGTCTTGGGTTTGAAAGAGGATATTTTAAAAGTTTTAAAATTACTTGAAAGTAAAGAAAAAATTAAAGAAATTATCAATGATATAAAAAAAGAACTAAAAGGTGCTGAAGTTACGGGTGATGAAACTGCCGTAATGAGATTAATCAAATATTTAATCAGTGCTTCTATTGAAAAAAAAGCAAGTGATATACATATTGAAGCAGATGAAGATGGCGGAGTGGTCAGAATCAGGGTCCTTGGTGATTTATATGAAATGTTAGATTTTGATCATGATGTTTTTAATGCACTTGATTCTAGAATAAAAATTTTAGCTAACATGGACGTAAGTGAAAAGAGAATTCCACAGGACGGTTCTTTTTCTATGGTGCTTAATGGGAATCAGTTTGATTTTAGGGTTTCGACATTGCCTACAATATGGGGTGAGAGTATTGTTATAAGAATACTTGATAAGAGAAGTATTTTGAAAAAAATTGATGAAATAGGTATTACTCCTAAAAATTTAGAGCTTTTAAAAAAAGCGCTTTCTATGCCGAACGGTATTTTTCTTGTTACAGGTCCTACCGGAAGCGGTAAATCTACAACTCTTTATGCGGCTTTACATGAAATTGCAAAAGTAAATAAAAAAGTAATTACTGTTGAAGATCCGGTTGAATACAAATTGCATGGCATTCAGCAGGTGCAGGTAAATCCAAAAATTGATATGACTTTTGCAAATGCTTTAAGAAGTATACTAAGACAAGACCCGGATATAATTATGATAGGTGAGATTAGGGATTTAGAAACACTTGAAATTGCAATAAAAGCTGCTCTTACAGGACATTTGGTGCTTTCAACTTTACATACCAATGATGCGGTAAGTTCGATTCAGAGAATGATTGATATGGGTGCAGATGCCTTTATGGTTGCTACAGCTTTAATCGGGGCTGAGGCTCAAAGACTTGTTAAAACAATTTGTCCTTACTGTAAAACAAAACACAAACCCGAAGATATATACTTAGATCCGATAAAAAATCTGATTCCAAAAGATGCGGTTTTTTATAAGGGCAGGGGTTGTGAACATTGCAATTTTACCGGTTACGGGGGCAGAACATTAATCAGTGAAATATTTTTAAATGATGAAAAATTAGAAAGTATGATTAGTAAAGAAAAAGAAAAAATTGAAATTTTACATTATTTAAGAAATAAAGGTTATCAAACTATGTTTTATGACGGTCTTATTAAAGCACTAAAAGGTATTACTACATTAGAAGATATTTATAAGGTGGCAAAATTATGA
- a CDS encoding type II secretion system F family protein, which yields MKYYKATFIYKGKKEDLILKAQNRSEAIIKAKKLKKGLLVEINEIPIPFEEKLKIFKDIVSNKILRKRLNYPAYISSLKQLAVLLKAGISLKDALEDIANHTKDSLISELFAKAAEAIDSGKALSDVFEEYENYIGGISVAMVKLGEQTGDLVAALEGLAQIFENMYENRRKMIKALRYPVITLFAIAGAFVFLVLVVVPKFKAVFASLHAKLPLPTRMLLWTEHALSNYGGYILFALIIITILLIFFYKTSYKFKYFIDKNLLKMYLIGSIIEYSTLSRVLNTLGTLIKSGIPLLDALQNVEGIVENEILREKLKEIIKGINQGRSFAEMVNETNFVNYVAIRMINAGEQSGELDSMLESAANYYNDKFQDIIDNMQAAIEPIMLSVIGVLVLWLALGIFLPMWDLASAAKNAM from the coding sequence ATGAAATATTATAAAGCAACATTTATATATAAAGGTAAAAAAGAAGATTTGATATTAAAGGCACAGAATAGATCTGAGGCAATTATTAAAGCAAAAAAGCTGAAAAAAGGATTGTTGGTTGAAATTAATGAAATACCAATACCTTTTGAAGAAAAATTAAAAATATTTAAAGATATTGTTTCAAATAAAATTTTAAGAAAAAGATTAAATTATCCCGCTTATATATCGTCATTAAAACAGCTTGCTGTACTCTTAAAAGCCGGAATTTCTCTTAAAGATGCTTTAGAAGATATTGCGAATCATACTAAGGATTCTTTGATTTCAGAACTTTTCGCTAAAGCTGCAGAAGCTATAGACAGTGGTAAAGCTCTTTCGGATGTATTTGAAGAGTATGAAAATTATATAGGCGGAATTTCTGTTGCAATGGTAAAACTTGGTGAACAGACAGGTGATTTGGTCGCAGCTTTGGAAGGATTGGCACAAATATTTGAAAATATGTATGAAAACAGAAGGAAAATGATAAAAGCTCTTCGTTATCCTGTTATTACACTTTTTGCAATAGCGGGTGCGTTTGTATTTTTAGTATTGGTTGTTGTACCTAAATTTAAAGCTGTTTTTGCTTCTTTGCATGCAAAATTGCCTCTGCCTACAAGAATGTTGTTATGGACAGAACATGCTTTAAGTAATTACGGTGGATATATTTTATTTGCTTTAATAATAATTACCATTTTGCTTATTTTCTTTTATAAAACATCATATAAATTTAAGTATTTTATAGATAAAAATTTATTAAAAATGTATTTGATAGGTAGTATTATCGAATATTCAACATTGTCAAGAGTTTTGAATACTCTTGGCACTTTAATTAAAAGTGGTATTCCTTTGCTGGATGCTTTGCAAAATGTGGAAGGTATAGTTGAAAATGAAATATTAAGAGAAAAACTGAAAGAGATAATAAAAGGAATTAATCAGGGTAGAAGTTTTGCCGAAATGGTAAATGAGACAAATTTCGTAAATTATGTAGCCATCAGAATGATAAATGCTGGTGAACAATCAGGTGAACTTGATTCTATGCTTGAAAGTGCTGCTAATTATTATAATGATAAATTCCAGGATATTATTGATAATATGCAGGCTGCAATAGAACCAATTATGCTTAGTGTAATAGGTGTTTTAGTTTTATGGCTGGCTCTTGGAATTTTCTTACCAATGTGGGATTTGGCAAGTGCCGCAAAAAATGCAATGTAA
- the gatC gene encoding Asp-tRNA(Asn)/Glu-tRNA(Gln) amidotransferase subunit GatC, whose protein sequence is MKIDAKLVEKLENLSMLEIDNKEKMAEDLAEIVEFVEMLNVIDTSNVEATFSTLNNPTPLREDEVKKTEIINDVLAHAPNAKDGYFIVPKIIE, encoded by the coding sequence ATGAAAATTGATGCGAAACTTGTTGAGAAATTAGAAAATCTTTCAATGCTGGAAATTGATAATAAAGAAAAAATGGCTGAAGATTTGGCAGAAATAGTTGAATTTGTTGAAATGCTAAATGTTATTGATACAAGTAATGTTGAAGCAACATTTTCAACTTTAAACAATCCAACTCCTTTAAGAGAAGATGAGGTTAAAAAAACGGAAATAATTAATGATGTTTTAGCACATGCTCCTAATGCAAAAGACGGTTATTTTATTGTGCCTAAAATAATAGAATAG
- a CDS encoding AtpZ/AtpI family protein, with protein MRKTVEGAEKLSLGISIVVAVLMGIGIGIWLKNIFHQNWLLWLGVFWGVAAALLNIKKEYDKLKKDLDSLKDNPEFKNYQMNKKTKEEDDDLEEFEK; from the coding sequence ATGAGAAAAACCGTAGAGGGGGCTGAAAAGCTCTCTTTAGGTATTTCAATTGTTGTAGCGGTCTTAATGGGAATAGGAATCGGCATTTGGCTTAAAAACATTTTTCATCAAAACTGGCTGCTTTGGCTTGGAGTGTTTTGGGGCGTTGCGGCAGCTTTGCTTAATATAAAAAAAGAATATGACAAATTGAAAAAAGATTTAGATTCTTTAAAAGACAATCCGGAATTTAAAAACTATCAAATGAATAAAAAAACAAAAGAAGAGGATGATGATTTAGAAGAATTCGAAAAATAA
- a CDS encoding ketopantoate reductase family protein, translating into MKILVIGPGGVGGYFAYKLKKCGHYVSVIGSKGTVKKLKIKDVDKEEEIEFDDLIDKYDVVFITTKSYHLDNVIKKYKDFLENSIVVPILNGIGHFKKFKDFNYKKACIYILSNKENGIIHKKTPLFYLCLEDDETLREVFKKCDDLKIKFSENIDKDIWKKYLFISTFATLQSFYQKPTGWIMENKKDEVEKFLGEVIRIAKNEGIDLSDEKIKVIKQALNIPYNSKMSMQIDFEKGNKTEVDNLTGFLAEKSDFINKFYKELK; encoded by the coding sequence ATGAAAATTTTAGTAATAGGTCCAGGAGGGGTAGGGGGATATTTTGCTTATAAACTTAAAAAGTGTGGGCATTATGTTAGTGTAATTGGCAGTAAGGGAACAGTTAAAAAATTAAAAATTAAAGATGTAGATAAAGAAGAAGAAATTGAATTTGATGATTTAATAGATAAATATGATGTGGTGTTTATAACAACAAAAAGTTATCATTTAGATAATGTGATAAAAAAATATAAAGATTTTTTGGAAAATTCTATAGTCGTACCTATTCTAAACGGAATAGGACATTTTAAAAAATTTAAAGATTTCAATTATAAAAAAGCCTGTATTTATATACTTTCTAACAAGGAAAACGGAATAATTCATAAAAAAACACCTCTTTTTTATTTATGTCTTGAAGATGATGAAACTTTAAGAGAAGTTTTTAAAAAGTGTGATGATTTGAAAATAAAATTTTCGGAAAATATTGATAAAGATATATGGAAAAAGTATCTTTTTATTTCCACATTTGCAACACTTCAGAGTTTTTATCAGAAACCGACAGGCTGGATAATGGAAAATAAAAAAGATGAGGTTGAAAAATTTTTAGGTGAAGTTATAAGAATAGCAAAAAATGAGGGGATTGATTTAAGCGATGAAAAGATAAAGGTAATAAAACAGGCTTTAAATATTCCTTATAATTCTAAAATGAGTATGCAGATTGACTTTGAAAAGGGAAATAAAACGGAAGTTGATAATTTAACGGGATTTCTTGCTGAAAAAAGTGATTTTATAAATAAATTTTATAAAGAACTTAAATAA
- the ruvX gene encoding Holliday junction resolvase RuvX, which produces MEKIIAIDVGLKRIGVAFTPNKSVVVPLNAILRKNRNQAAKDISNLLKEYKSDILVVGLPKTNEEMQRRIKHFVSLIEFEGKIEFVDESFTSNLVEEEIKGKIKYKRDGRIDSLAAKKILESYLSSL; this is translated from the coding sequence ATGGAAAAAATTATTGCAATAGACGTAGGACTTAAAAGAATAGGAGTTGCTTTCACTCCAAATAAATCTGTAGTGGTACCATTAAATGCTATACTCAGGAAAAACAGAAACCAGGCGGCAAAGGACATTAGCAATTTGCTAAAAGAGTACAAATCTGATATTTTAGTAGTGGGACTTCCAAAAACAAATGAAGAAATGCAAAGAAGAATCAAACATTTTGTATCTTTAATTGAATTTGAAGGGAAAATAGAGTTTGTGGATGAAAGTTTTACAAGTAATTTGGTAGAAGAAGAAATAAAAGGAAAAATTAAATATAAAAGAGATGGCCGCATTGACAGCTTAGCTGCTAAAAAAATACTTGAGAGTTATTTAAGTTCTTTATAA
- a CDS encoding DNA-deoxyinosine glycosylase, which produces MKNGKLKHPFKPIIFKTSEILILGTFPSIKSFENNFYYSHPKNHFWDILGIVFNDKKPATIEEKIEFLKKHKIALWDSICECKRKNGNSRDDNLEILKPCDIESLLKIYPNIKKVAVTSRVAEKIIKKHFKNSPYSILHSPIYLPSPSPLNARLKLNEKAKIWKKLLQ; this is translated from the coding sequence ATGAAAAACGGAAAATTAAAACACCCTTTTAAACCTATAATTTTTAAAACAAGCGAAATTTTAATTCTTGGAACATTCCCTTCCATTAAATCGTTTGAAAACAATTTTTATTATTCTCATCCAAAAAACCATTTTTGGGATATTTTAGGCATTGTTTTTAATGATAAAAAACCAGCCACAATTGAAGAAAAAATAGAATTTTTAAAAAAACACAAAATTGCCCTGTGGGATTCAATATGTGAATGTAAAAGAAAAAATGGAAATAGCAGAGACGATAATTTAGAAATTTTAAAACCTTGCGATATAGAAAGTTTGCTCAAAATTTATCCAAATATAAAAAAAGTAGCCGTTACTTCAAGAGTTGCTGAAAAAATAATAAAAAAACATTTTAAAAATTCCCCCTATTCCATTCTGCATTCTCCAATATACCTGCCAAGTCCAAGTCCTCTTAATGCAAGACTCAAATTAAATGAAAAGGCAAAAATATGGAAAAAATTATTGCAATAG